The genomic region ACAGACACTTTCAAATAACTTACTTGTCATCCAAAAAGAATGGCTACCGAAGAATGAGACGGCCGTGTGATTTCTAGACAGGCAGTTCGCATAGTGTCTTTAATATACCTCAATAAGGCTACAAAAATGTCTTTTTTGACACTTTATAATAAAAGCTTTGTTATATTGATTTGCTACAACTACTAATCAGTAAGGGTGGTGCATGTCAACAGTAAAATGACACATTTATAGCCAACTTAGGTATATTTCCTGTCGTGTTGACGTTCAGGTTTACAAAATTCCCATTAACCCTATTTTCCTGCTTTCCTTCCGGTTGCCTTGAAAATTccgaaaagaaattgttgcGGAATAACTAGATAATCCGAGATCAGTTAATCGGACATAAATAATCTTAACGGCCCCGGGTGAATAGTAATTACATTGCATGATTCTGTATGATAATGCCTTGAAGTTCAATATAACACATTTCGGACAGTCCGCTGGTTTAACATTCAACTgtaaaaaagagaaagcGGAATATCTTTCTcccctttttttttccctttatTATTGATCTTGGCGATCACGCAATTAGAAACCAGTATTTTAGATTCAACACAGCTCTTTGTTTGTCCCTTTATCAGTATCGTTTAATTATCGCATGATGCgagattttttttggaaaactcGAATGCACTAGGCTTTGGAAGTGTCCATAGCAGTATAAAGTTATGTCTTTCTGATTTAATGGTCGTATCCGATGGCGGGTATGCGTTCTGTCATTGTATTTAATCGGAAAGATAATTGAAATCCAACATATTCTATAAGTGGCACATATTCTATAAGTGGAACACAATTAATACAGAGGTTACAGGAAATAAAGGCAGTACTAAAAAATGTGGATATTATGAGGCGTTAAAGTGCGACATATACTTTGGGCGTTTTCAGTGACATgtctttttgaatatttctttgcGGAGGAAGTATATAAACGAAAGATTTCTCGaaggaaaaacaaaatagCTTGAACTTGGAAAGTATTGTATATCGAGTAAAAGTGCATTTAATGATAGAGATATCATTAATCGTCTATTAGAAATTACATCAACACAGCAAAAGACATGACTAGTCCATCTGGAGAATTTCCAAGTCTAAAATTGAATACCGGTGCATCAATCCCGCAGCTCGGTTTCGGCACATGGCCATCAAGTCATGCCGATGCGTACACTGCTGTTATCACTGCCTTGAAAACTGGTTACAGACACATCGATGCTGCCGCAATGTATGGAAACGAAGCTGCAGTTGGAAAAGGTATCAGAGATTCTGGTATTCCAAGAGAGGAGATCTTCGTTACCACCAAGCTATGGAATACTCAACAAAGAGATCCAGCAAGTGCTTTGGATGAGTCTTTAGAACGGTTGGGTTTGGACTACGTGGATTTGTTCTTGATACATTGGCCGGTTCCATTAAAGCCAGTTGGCGGTCCAGAAAATCTCTTGAAATACCCAACTCCAGGAATTAAGCCACAGATTGACACTGAAGATTGGAGTTTCATCAAGACCTGGGAACTGATGCAAACTTTGCCAAAGACCGGAAAGACCAGAGCCGTTGGTGTCTCCAACTTTTCTATAAAGAACCTCGAGGATCTGTTGAACTCTAGTCCTGATGTATTGGTTCCAGCTGTAAACCAATTCGAAATTCATCCTCAATTGCCCCAAACTGAATTAATTAACTACTGTAAATCGAAGGGTATAGTTGTTGAAGCATACTGTCCTTTGggctcttcttcttccgcTATGTTATCCGATCCAACTATCGCAGAAATCGCCGATAAATACCATGTAAAACCAGCAAATGTT from Kluyveromyces lactis strain NRRL Y-1140 chromosome D complete sequence harbors:
- a CDS encoding uncharacterized protein (similar to uniprot|P14065 Saccharomyces cerevisiae YOR120W GCY1 Putative NADP() coupled glycerol dehydrogenase proposed to be involved in an alternative pathway for glycerol catabolism), with translation MTSPSGEFPSLKLNTGASIPQLGFGTWPSSHADAYTAVITALKTGYRHIDAAAMYGNEAAVGKGIRDSGIPREEIFVTTKLWNTQQRDPASALDESLERLGLDYVDLFLIHWPVPLKPVGGPENLLKYPTPGIKPQIDTEDWSFIKTWELMQTLPKTGKTRAVGVSNFSIKNLEDLLNSSPDVLVPAVNQFEIHPQLPQTELINYCKSKGIVVEAYCPLGSSSSAMLSDPTIAEIADKYHVKPANVLINWGISRGYCVLPKSFTPARIASNKTPVHLSREDTERITKLSETLGVKRYVHPDFEPYPLFE